The following coding sequences are from one Maniola jurtina chromosome 14, ilManJurt1.1, whole genome shotgun sequence window:
- the LOC123871841 gene encoding developmentally-regulated GTP-binding protein 2, with amino-acid sequence MGILEKISEIEKEIARTQKNKATEYHLGLLKAKLAKYRSQLLEPTKKGGDKGEGFDVLKSGDARVALIGFPSVGKSTLLSTLTHTHSEAASYEFTTLTCIPGVIEYRGANIQLLDLPGIIEGAAQGKGRGRQVIAVARTADLVLMMLDATKPYVHRQLLERELESVGIRLNKNKPNIYFKVKKGGGLSFNSTCQLTKVDEKMVQMILHEYKIFNAEVLFREDCTPDELIDVILGNRVYLPCLYVYNKIDQISIQEVDRIARQPHSVVVSCNMKLNLDFLLETLWEYLALIRVYTKKPGQPPDFDDGLILRRGVTIEHVCHSIHRTLASALKYALVWGTSTKYSPQRVGLAHSVHDQDVVQLIKK; translated from the exons ATGGGTATTTTGGAAAAGATTTCCGAAATCGAGAAGGAAATAGCGAGAACTCAGAAAAATAAAG CCACTGAGTATCACTTAGGTCTATTAAAAGCGAAGTTAGCTAAATACAGATCGCAGCTACTTGAGCCCACAAAGAAAGGTGGAGACAAGGGTGAAGGGTTTGATGTGTTGAAATCAGGTGATGCCAGGGTTGCTCTCATAGGATTCCCCTCCGTTGGTAAG TCTACCCTGCTGTCAACCTTGACACACACGCACTCGGAGGCCGCGAGCTATGAGTTCACAACTCTGACATGCATCCCTGGAGTGATAGAATACAGAGGTGCCAATATACAACTACTCGATCTACCTGGGATCATTGAAGGTGCTGCCCAGGGCAAGGGCAGAGGACGACAG GTGATAGCGGTTGCTCGTACAGCAGACTTGGTACTGATGATGCTGGACGCCACCAAGCCCTACGTGCACCGCCAATTGCTGGAGCGCGAGCTGGAGAGCGTGGGCATTAGACTGAACAAGAACAAGCCTAACATCTATTTCAAA GTGAAGAAAGGTGGTGGTCTATCTTTCAATTCAACGTGTCAGCTTACAAAAGTAGATGAGAAGATGGTCCAGATGATTTTACAcgaatataaaatattcaatgctgag GTATTGTTCCGTGAAGACTGTACTCCGGACGAGTTGATCGATGTGATTCTCGGCAACCGCGTGTACCTGCCGTGCCTCTACGTGTACAACAAGATCGATCAGATCTCCATACAGGAGGTGGACCGGATAGCGCGACAACCACACTCGGTCGTTGTCAG TTGTAACATGAAACTTAACCTGGACTTCCTGCTGGAGACGCTGTGGGAGTACCTGGCCCTCATCCGAGTTTACACCAAGAAGCCAGGACAACCACCGGATTTCGATGATGGACTTATTCTGAGAAGA GGCGTAACGATCGAGCACGTGTGTCACTCGATCCATCGCACGCTGGCGAGCGCGCTCAAGTACGCGCTAGTGTGGGGCACCAGCACCAAGTACTCGCCGCAGCGAGTCGGCCTGGCGCACTCCGTGCACGACCAGGACGTCGTGCAGCTCATCAAGAAATAA
- the LOC123871851 gene encoding ER membrane protein complex subunit 3 has translation MAELLLDPNIRLWVFLPIVIITFLVGIVRHYVSIILSSQKKIELLQVQDSQVMIRARLLRENGKYLPRNSFAMRRHWFNNEDTGYFKVQKRAAASQNPMTDPGMMTDMLKGNVTNVLPMIVIGGWINWMFSGFLTTKVPFPLTLRFKPMLQRGVELAYLDASWVSSASWYFLNVFGLRTIYALVLGENNAADQSKVMQEQMSGAAMAMPPDPKAAFKAEWEALEITEHRWALASSEADILASTEQSQ, from the exons ATGGCAGAGTTATTACTCGATCCAAACATACGTTTATGGGTGTTTTTGCCCATAGTCATCATCACCTTCTTGGTTGGAATTGTAAGGCACTATGTATCGATTATATTATCTTCTCAGAAGAAAATTGAGCTTTTACAAGTACAGGACAG TCAGGTGATGATAAGAGCTCGATTGCTTCGTGAAAATGGCAAATACTTGCCTAGAAACTCGTTCGCCATGCGGCGGCACTGGTTCAATAATGAAGACACTGGATATTTCAAGGTCCAGAAAAGAGCAGCAGCTTCTCAG AACCCAATGACAGATCCGGGCATGATGACAGACATGTTGAAGGGCAATGTGACCAATGTACTGCCCATGATTGTGATTGGAGGATGGATTAATTGGATGTTCAGTGGATTCTTAACCA CTAAGGTGCCGTTCCCGCTGACGCTACGCTTCAAGCCGATGCTGCAGCGCGGCGTAGAGCTGGCGTACTTGGACGCGTCGTGGGTGTCGTCGGCGTCGTGGTACTTCCTCAACGTGTTCGGGCTGCGCACCATTTATGCTCTTGTTTTGGGAGAGAATAATG CGGCTGACCAGTCAAAGGTGATGCAGGAACAAATGTCCGGAGCTGCGATGGCGATGCCTCCAGACCCTAAAGCCGCCTTCAAGGCTGAGTGGGAGGCACTAGAGATCACGGAACACCGCTGGGCACTTGCTTCATCGGAAGCTGACATATTAGCCAGCACAGAACAGTCTCAATAG
- the LOC123871836 gene encoding endonuclease III-like protein 1 isoform X2 — MPRGKMKTLAEGSSVDNKEGKGLWEPPHWKEFLINLRNMRSNHDAPVDSMGCHMSMDKDASPKIIRYQSLISLMLSSQTKDQVTFAAMERLRARGLTVDNVLNMSDEEFGQLIYPVGFWKTKVKYIKKTTQTLKDHYDSDIPDSVEKLCKLTGVGPKMAHICMKVAWNKVTGIGVDTHVHRISNRIGWVKKPTNTPEETRKALETWLPLDLWGEVNHLLVGFGQTICLPIGPMCHECLNNDICPSSDKGRKSPNKKSPKKVKEELKVDVNDDFVEDTQTQSDKSTTISLPNDKRRKSPNKKSPRKLKEDIKIERVDLDGASTNFVKDMKINDNSTEMTSLINDKKRTSNKKTRKAKMDNIELDSASTNSVKGEPIKKLNSKVLSPSKIKREVENVEDDQNHDYTTLNTNTGLFKMDIDKITGTTNPNPLEMPEESKTGVKRKSPRIANKNSSTDNYLSEKKEIVNKPMKTRKKT, encoded by the exons ATGCCGCGTGGAAAAATGAAAACACTTGCGGAAGGTTCTAGTGtcgataacaaa GAGGGTAAAGGACTGTGGGAGCCACCACATTGGaaagagtttttgattaatttgaGGAACATGAGATCTAACCACGACGCCCCAGTAGACTCCATGGGATGTCATATGAGTATGGACAAAGATGCTTCCCCAAAA ataataAGATATCAAAGTCTGATATCATTAATGTTGTCAAGTCAAACCAAGGATCAAGTGACATTTGCAGCTATGGAACGCCTCCGGGCCAGAGGACTCACAGTTGACAATGTGCTGAACATGAGTGATGAAGAGTTTGGCCAGCTGATTTACCCTGTTGGATTTTGGAAG ACCAAAGTGAAATATATAAAGAAGACAACACAGACCTTGAAGGATCACTATGACAGTGATATACCAGATTCGGTGGAGAAACTCTGCAAGCTCACTGGCGTAGGACCAAAAATGGCAcatatttgtatgaaagttgCATGGAATAAAGTTACTGGCATTG GTGTAGACACACATGTCCACAGGATCAGCAACAGAATAGGCTGGGTCAAGAAACCCACCAACACCCCCGAGGAGACCCGTAAAGCGCTAGAAACATGGTTACCACTTGACTTATGGGGTGAAGTCAACCACTTATTGGTGGGATTCGGACAAACAATATGTTTACCTATAGGCCCTATGTGTCATGAATGTTTAAATAATGATATCTGCCCTTCGAGTGATAAAGGCAGGAAATCTCCTAATAAAAAGTcaccaaaaaaagttaaagAGGAGTTAAAAGTTGATGTAAATGATGATTTTGTTGAAGATACACAAACACAAAGCGATAAATCAACAACAATCAGTCTACCAAATGATAAAAGAAGGAAATCTCCTAATAAAAAATCACCAAGGAAATTAAAAGAAGACATTAAAATTGAGAGAGTTGATTTAGATGGTGCATCGACTAACTTTGTTAAAGATATGAAAATCAATGATAATTCAACAGAAATGACCAGTCTAATCAATGATAAAAAAAGAACatctaataaaaaaactagGAAAGCAAAAATGGACAATATTGAGTTGGACAGTGCATCAACTAATTCTGTAAAAGGTGAACCAATAAAAAAGCTTAATTCAAAAGTATTGAGTCCAAGCAAAATCAAAAGAGAAGTTGAAAATGTAGAAGATGACCAGAATCATGATTATACTACATTGAATACAAATACAGGACTATTCAAAATGGATATTGATAAAATAACAGGGACCACCAATCCAAATCCCCTAGAAATGCCTGAGGAATCAAAAACAGGTGTGAAAAGAAAGTCTCCTAGAATCGCTAATAAAAATAGTTCAACAGACAATTATTTATCTGAGAAAAAAGAAATAGTTAACAAACCTATGAAAACCAGAAAGAAAACATAA
- the LOC123871836 gene encoding endonuclease III-like protein 1 isoform X1: protein MPRGKMKTLAEGSSVDNKINTNPKDLEVETQVNNIPDLNKFKFEKKPHVKIEFEKDSPIKEEGKGLWEPPHWKEFLINLRNMRSNHDAPVDSMGCHMSMDKDASPKIIRYQSLISLMLSSQTKDQVTFAAMERLRARGLTVDNVLNMSDEEFGQLIYPVGFWKTKVKYIKKTTQTLKDHYDSDIPDSVEKLCKLTGVGPKMAHICMKVAWNKVTGIGVDTHVHRISNRIGWVKKPTNTPEETRKALETWLPLDLWGEVNHLLVGFGQTICLPIGPMCHECLNNDICPSSDKGRKSPNKKSPKKVKEELKVDVNDDFVEDTQTQSDKSTTISLPNDKRRKSPNKKSPRKLKEDIKIERVDLDGASTNFVKDMKINDNSTEMTSLINDKKRTSNKKTRKAKMDNIELDSASTNSVKGEPIKKLNSKVLSPSKIKREVENVEDDQNHDYTTLNTNTGLFKMDIDKITGTTNPNPLEMPEESKTGVKRKSPRIANKNSSTDNYLSEKKEIVNKPMKTRKKT from the exons ATGCCGCGTGGAAAAATGAAAACACTTGCGGAAGGTTCTAGTGtcgataacaaaataaataccaATCCTAAAGACCTTGAAGTTGAAactcaagttaataatattcctgatttaaataagtttaaattCGAGAAAAAGCCTCATGTGAAAATAGAGTTTGAAAAGGATTCTCCAATAAAAGAA GAGGGTAAAGGACTGTGGGAGCCACCACATTGGaaagagtttttgattaatttgaGGAACATGAGATCTAACCACGACGCCCCAGTAGACTCCATGGGATGTCATATGAGTATGGACAAAGATGCTTCCCCAAAA ataataAGATATCAAAGTCTGATATCATTAATGTTGTCAAGTCAAACCAAGGATCAAGTGACATTTGCAGCTATGGAACGCCTCCGGGCCAGAGGACTCACAGTTGACAATGTGCTGAACATGAGTGATGAAGAGTTTGGCCAGCTGATTTACCCTGTTGGATTTTGGAAG ACCAAAGTGAAATATATAAAGAAGACAACACAGACCTTGAAGGATCACTATGACAGTGATATACCAGATTCGGTGGAGAAACTCTGCAAGCTCACTGGCGTAGGACCAAAAATGGCAcatatttgtatgaaagttgCATGGAATAAAGTTACTGGCATTG GTGTAGACACACATGTCCACAGGATCAGCAACAGAATAGGCTGGGTCAAGAAACCCACCAACACCCCCGAGGAGACCCGTAAAGCGCTAGAAACATGGTTACCACTTGACTTATGGGGTGAAGTCAACCACTTATTGGTGGGATTCGGACAAACAATATGTTTACCTATAGGCCCTATGTGTCATGAATGTTTAAATAATGATATCTGCCCTTCGAGTGATAAAGGCAGGAAATCTCCTAATAAAAAGTcaccaaaaaaagttaaagAGGAGTTAAAAGTTGATGTAAATGATGATTTTGTTGAAGATACACAAACACAAAGCGATAAATCAACAACAATCAGTCTACCAAATGATAAAAGAAGGAAATCTCCTAATAAAAAATCACCAAGGAAATTAAAAGAAGACATTAAAATTGAGAGAGTTGATTTAGATGGTGCATCGACTAACTTTGTTAAAGATATGAAAATCAATGATAATTCAACAGAAATGACCAGTCTAATCAATGATAAAAAAAGAACatctaataaaaaaactagGAAAGCAAAAATGGACAATATTGAGTTGGACAGTGCATCAACTAATTCTGTAAAAGGTGAACCAATAAAAAAGCTTAATTCAAAAGTATTGAGTCCAAGCAAAATCAAAAGAGAAGTTGAAAATGTAGAAGATGACCAGAATCATGATTATACTACATTGAATACAAATACAGGACTATTCAAAATGGATATTGATAAAATAACAGGGACCACCAATCCAAATCCCCTAGAAATGCCTGAGGAATCAAAAACAGGTGTGAAAAGAAAGTCTCCTAGAATCGCTAATAAAAATAGTTCAACAGACAATTATTTATCTGAGAAAAAAGAAATAGTTAACAAACCTATGAAAACCAGAAAGAAAACATAA